From the genome of Muricauda sp. SCSIO 64092, one region includes:
- a CDS encoding HAD-IA family hydrolase, whose protein sequence is MIKNIILDFGDIFINLDKPATALEMTRYGFAEITPELDTLFKNYEMGLVSSDDFLNHTGHLFPKASRQNLIDAWNAILLDFPDERLEYVESLAKEGHYRLFLLSNTNEIHIDYVKETMGIGKFQRFKNSFEVFYLSYEMGKRKPDLAIFQQVLDGNGLISEETLFVDDTKENTDAASRLGIKTWNLIVGKEDITELKAHLQ, encoded by the coding sequence ATGATTAAAAACATTATCCTTGATTTTGGGGACATCTTTATTAATCTGGACAAACCTGCGACAGCACTTGAAATGACCAGATATGGTTTTGCTGAAATCACACCGGAATTGGATACCCTCTTCAAGAACTATGAAATGGGATTGGTCAGTTCCGATGACTTCTTAAATCATACCGGACATCTTTTTCCAAAAGCGAGCAGACAGAACCTCATTGATGCCTGGAATGCCATTCTTTTGGATTTTCCCGATGAACGCCTGGAATATGTGGAATCCCTCGCCAAGGAAGGACACTACCGTCTTTTTCTACTTAGTAATACCAATGAAATTCATATAGATTACGTGAAAGAGACCATGGGAATTGGGAAATTCCAACGTTTTAAAAATTCTTTTGAAGTTTTCTACCTTTCGTACGAAATGGGAAAACGTAAACCTGACTTAGCTATATTTCAACAAGTTCTGGATGGGAATGGACTTATTTCCGAGGAAACCCTTTTTGTGGACGATACCAAAGAGAATACGGATGCGGCTTCCCGTTTGGGCATCAAGACCTGGAATCTGATCGTGGGCAAAGAGGATATTACCGAACTAAAGGCCCATCTCCAATGA